The following proteins are co-located in the Solanum pennellii chromosome 8, SPENNV200 genome:
- the LOC107027384 gene encoding probable glycosyltransferase At5g25310, with product MMMKKSGGDDGGGLLYTSLGVLCCVLVLSVIAVVSIRFSVSGSPFPSSVSSVNSAAITIAELQKKVIAATLANPNPSRAIASDLSYYRNSSFTPIPRKSTVVRKDDKIEEGLARARAAIRKAAVAGNLSMNPGGIYRNAGAFYQSYKEMERKLKVYVYEDGDFILVHNGPCKDIYASEGRFISEMEYGNNKFRTRDPHSAHLYFMPFSVAWMVKFLYVPLSYNLAPLKQYVSDYVRLISTKYPFWNRTHGADHFMLSCHDWAPVTSKGNDFLYNTSIRVLCNANSSEGFNPQKDVSLPEIYLYNGVVSPKLQSPPPANIPRPYLGFFAGGLHGHVRETLFDHWKEKDSQLRVYQQLPKDMDYPSEMLHSKFCLCPSGYEVASPRVVEAIYAECVPVMLSDHYVFPFSDVLNWEAFSLQVNISDIPRLKDILLAVPDDKYMKLKEGMRAVRKHFELNRPARRFDMFHMILHSIWLRRLNLRL from the exons atgatgatgaagaagagtgGTGGTGATGATGGCGGCGGATTACTTTATACTAGTTTAGGTGTACTCTGTTGTGTACTGGTTCTATCTGTGATAGCAGTTGTATCCATTAGGTTTTCCGTTTCCGGAAGCCCTTTTCCATCGTCGGTTTCTTCTGTGAATTCTGCAGCTATTACTATCGCTGAGTTGCAGAAGAAAGTGATCGCCGCCACCCTTGCTAATCCAAATCCGTCACGAGCCATCGCTTCCGATCTATCGTACTACCGGAACTCTTCATTCACTCCGATTCCTAGAAAATCTACAGTTGTT AGGAAAGATGATAAGATAGAGGAAGGACTAGCACGAGCAAGAGCGGCAATTCGAAAAGCTGCTGTTGCTGGAAACCTGTCTATGAACCCTGGTGGGATCTACCGCAATGCAGGCGCGTTTTATCA GAGTTACAAGGAAATGGAGAGGAAGCTGAAGGTGTATGTATATGAAGATGGAGACTTCATATTAGTCCATAATGGACCGTGTAAAGATATATATGCTAGTGAGGGAAGGTTCATCAGTGAGATGGAATATGGTAACAATAAATTCAGGACAAGAGACCCTCATTCAGCCCATCTTTACTTCATGCCTTTTAGTGTAGCTTGGATGGTTAAGTTTCTCTACGTCCCTCTTTCATATAATCTTGCACCTCTTAAACAGTACGTCTCTGATTATGTCCGACTTATATCAACTAAATACCCATTCTGGAATCGAACCCATGGAGCTGATCATTTCATGCTTTCTTGCCATGATTGG GCTCCTGTTACTTCAAAGGGCAATGATTTCCTGTACAATACATCAATAAGGGTTTTGTGTAATGCCAACTCCTCGGAAGGTTTCAATCCTCAGAAAGATGTCAGTCTTCCTGAAATCTATCTTTACAATGGTGTTGTGTCCCCGAAGCTGCAGTCTCCTCCACCAGCCAACATTCCAAGGCCTTACCTTGGATTCTTTGCTGGTGGACTTCATGGCCATGTCCGGGAAACCCTCTTTGATCACTGGAAGGAAAAAGACTCCCAGCTTCGTGTATACCAACAACTGCCTAAGGACATGGATTATCCCTCTGAAATGTTGCACTCCAAGTTTTGCCTATGCCCTAGTGGCTATGAAGTGGCTAGCCCAAGAGTGGTTGAAGCCATTTATGCGGAATGTGTTCCTGTTATGCTATCAGATCATTATGTCTTCCCTTTTAGTGATGTGCTAAACTGGGAAGCATTCTCACTACAGGTTAACATCTCTGATATCCCAAGGCTAAAGGACATCTTGTTGGCTGTTCCAGATGACAAATACATGAAGCTCAAGGAAGGCATGAGGGCTGTGAGGAAACATTTTGAACTTAACCGGCCTGCTCGGAGGTTTGATATGTTTCATATGATATTGCATTCTATATGGCTCAGAAGACTAAATTTAAGGCTCTAG